TTATTGGTAGACTAGCATGTATCCTAAGAGCTCTGGCTGTTTCTATTAAATGCCTGTGTTTTCTTTCTACACGGCCATTTTGTTGAGGCCTCCCAACAATGCTCCTCTGAAGTAGGATACCCTTATCTCTGAATAAATCACTACATTGCTCTTGTAAAAATTCAGATCCATTATCACTCCTGAAAGTTTTGATTGGCCTATTGAACTGTGTTGCAATATAAGCAATGAAAGTCTTCAGTAAACCTGCAACTTGGAATTTATTTTGAAACAGATAAACCCAACTGACCCTTGAATGGTCATCAAGGATAGTTAAGAAATATTTAGCTCCTGTTATTGTGGGTGTCTTATATGGACCCCATAAATCCAAGTGAATAAGCTCAAATAAACTCTGAGCATGAGATTGGCTTCTCTGAGAAGGTAATATATGTAGCTTAGACAAATGACAAGTATTACAACTGAACTTTTGCATTGAACTGGTAGTCAAATGTTTTACATGCTGCAACTTATCAAAAGAGCTATGCCCAAGCCTAGAGTGTAAGAGTTCAAGATTACATTCTTTATTACAAGCATTAGATTGTGATAACTTGCTAGAATTCACCAAGAATCTTGACTCTTCATCTCTGGCAGTCTTATTCTTATTATCCAAAGCTGGTTGAAACCAGTAGAGGCCTCTTTTCCTTTTAGCCATTCCCAAGATTGCCTTACTGATAAGGTCCTGGAACACACAACACTCAAAATTAAACAAGACAGTCATTGGTGTATGTTGAATCAGTTTGCTAATTGAAAGCAAATTTTGCTTAAAATCTGGAACCACCAAGACACTCTGCAACATAATAGCATTTGTTAGCATGATATCACCCACAGTATGAACTAACTTAATAGTACCATCTGGAAGACCTATTAAAATAGGTGAATTCAGGGATCTAACATTAGTAAGCATGTCAACTTGTGAAGTCATATGGTCAGATGCTTCTGTATCTACAATCCAATCCATTTGACCATACGTTTGTGCTACTGTGTAAGCCTCAGAATATAACTTTGTACCTGCAAAGTTCACAGTAGATGtcccagcagcagcagcagaagacTTGTCAGACAATGCTTTGTAAACTTGCTGCACAACATTCTTTACAATCCCATTCACCACATTCTGGTCAACTTCTATGGCAGGAGACTCTGAACTACCTGCAGGATAAACATCAAGTGGACTGTTACTTGGCATTATAACATCAGCATTGTTAGCTCGCCTGTGGTAGACATTAGATCCTCCACCAGAATTATATCTGCCCCTGCCTCTTTTAGACTTGTTAGCAATAGGATGTAACAATTAACAATAGGATGTCCTTTCTTGCCGCAATAATCACATGGTTTTCCATGGTAGCATTCTTCAGCAGTATGGCCTGGCTTCTGGCAACTGCTGCAGAACTTTGGTGAGGGTTTGTCAGCAGATACATCAGACTTCTGCCTCTTCCAATCTCCCTGAGACACATCAGAAGATCTTGCAGAAGCATAAGCATTCGCTTCTGTTGGAACTGCAGTATGCTCAGCAATCAACCGTTGTTTCTTAACTTTCTGAAGAAGTCCTAAGGCTTTGTTCAGTGGTGGTAAAGAATCCATGGTTAAAACATTAGTCTTAACAGACTCATATCCATGGTTAAGGCCCATGAGAAACTGAATGAGCTTGGAGTTATTATCTCTGTCTAAGAGTCTTTTCAACAGTTGACAGGTACAACTAGTTAATGCTCCACATGAACAGTAAGGTATAAGATCTAATTCGTCAATACATTCCCAGGCAGTCTTCATCTTGCTATAGTACTCAATTAAGCTAGCGTTTTCTTGAGAAATTTGGCCTAATTCCTTTTTCAACGAGTAAATCTCTAATCCATTGGTTTGACCATACCTCTCAAGTAATTCTTCCCACATTTCTTTAGCATTTGAGCAATATTTCAAGGTTTCACCAATATGTGATTCTACAGAATTAGTTAACCAACGCATAACTAACAGATCACACCTCCTTCATTGATGATAAGTGTTACCAGTTTTATCAGGAGTTTTACAAGTACCGTCAAtgaatccttctttatttttcgCAATCAAAGCATTATAAACTTCGCACTTCCATTGAAGAAAGCTATTATTTCCATTGAATCTTATCTCAGTCAACTTTAAATTCGGTTGATCAGTATTAGAAATGTATAGAGGATCATCAAGAACAGCATAAGGTGCGACAACAGAATTTGCAGTATCAGACGACATGATTATGATGAATCAAAAGCAAACAGAATGATCAAGGAAGAAACAAAGAAAGAACTTCAAGCAGATgcagaaaaagagaaaaaagtaATCAAGAATGGAGAAATTCTGCGGAAGctgaaaaaaaaacatgaaagaaGAAGAAATTTCCTCACAAACTGAAGAATTTCAACACGCTAGAGACGAAATGAACCAGAATCAATCCCACGTGTCTCCTGATACCATGTGAAGATGAAGTTCCTCCATTGATGACTACACTTGAAGCTTAATGAATATGAACAATTATAGAGAGTTTGTTATTGAGAGAGAAATAAGAGAGAGAAGTTGTTATGATatattgtaatgaattaaaattgtAATTACAGTGTTTGTTGCTTCTATTTATAGTATACATCAATAACAGATTTCTAACTAACTAGCTTGCTGATGTCATTCACACGTCAGCAATACTCATATGTTCACAATTTCAATTACCAGAAACCACCATTGAAGTCATCTAAATCTGTTGTCAGCTACGTTCAACCTCCGTCGTCTTCGTCGTCGGCGGCGAGAAATTCGAACCTTAATTCTACGCAGTGGCCTGGGGATTCGAAGTCGATTGATGAAGGATTATGGTTCGGAGGTCGAGCTGAGGTTCGGTTTTTGAATTTATtagtaatttgattaaatttgttttgaacGATTACTCTATGAAGAATTTGTTTATTGCGtttattagtaatttgattgaatTTAATAGTAATTCGATTGAATTTGTGTTGCATGATTATTCTCTGAAGAATTTGTTTATTGCAtttattagtaatttgattgaatttgtttaTCAAAAACCGCACCTCAACAATTCGAAGTCAATCAAATTACTATTAAACAAATTCGAAGTGAAAATTGTTTTGATAGTAAttcaatctcgttgtttattgcGTTTTCAACGTTGTTAGTATTGTTGAGTAATGATGATTTAGGTGATAGGTGTGCGAAATGGATGGAAATGATCCGAGTAGTAGTTTTGCTTAAGACCGTCTTACGGAATAATTATTATACAAGTAGCTAGATTTTCAGCTATAGGATATAAAACGAACCACCAATGGAACGAAATATAATACAAGCCATGACACGAGGAGTATATTACTTAACATAGCCAGAAAGGTGTCTAGAAAATTATTCATACTACAAAGTATGTGAAACTAAAGAAATCACACTATCTTCTGCTTATCTACCATCAAACATTACTGGCTTACTGCACAAGTTTTACCTTCTCACATTCTGAAGGTAGTCCAAAAATTGTTGTCttttagagcatccgcaaaggtggggctcctcatattttctctttccttctcttattcgttcacctcattttccactaacttttccatttaccctccccatttTATAACTACATTtatgcaacaatggggttccccaattcacacacaaatatttgggaacctccccataagtaacacaatttatcttgttTTTTTTTGGGACCTTCCTTAAAAACAGTGGAGCCTCAAATAATGGGGAGGTTGGTGCAACAATGAGGATGCCCATATGAGGAGAGAGGGTGCATATGGGGAGCTATTtttccacctttgcggatgctcttatgTCCACTACTCTTCTAGACAGGCGATCGATCCATCATCACCTGCAAAGTCAAAGCAAGTTATCTAATTACATagtgttagaacacacttggttgatgatgccaagtttcattatgatttaatCGTTTGCCTCTTAGTTTAATGCTTAGCAAATTGAAGTATCCAATGATAGATCAAAGAAGTtcaaagatgatcaagatgaaggacaagtcaagcatgcccatagtctagaatgaatgttgtaaacgaggtagttcaacatattctttttatgcataagttatggcaaaaccgtgcaacagtcagtgcaacagttcctgtgactgttgcaccgtggtttctggtactaacatatggagaattttcgggaaaatttacaagtgtttgaaattctttaaaaagcTTTTCTATGCTTAAAAGGAACATTATttcaaaactgaagaacaaaaagaacaaaaggaatatgcttgcacaataatttaaaagatgccaatcccatttgtgcaagttgttttttatgctaaaaataggtcttatgctttttccatttgcggtaaaattgtgagttcccatatcttatgggaaacactcctttgctttggaaaaatgcagccaccttgagcctctcaaacctgattgttcttttatatttttaaatgaaaatgcatactaCAAACTTATGGATATTAGATTAATGTAGTGTTAAGATTCTTCTCTTATACACcacctttctctataaatagtcactccatttttcatttattgtaagactttgaaagagcattcattgtaaacactttgcaaatcttttcagcattaaaagctttgttcttcaatcatttgcaaaaccgttttctgtttttcaaaagtcttcaattgtttttcaaagctgtaaaatctccaagtatcagttcgcttaactgttacataaagaatatgttcaatgattctcgtgtttaggtcttaattgtaatctccatgttcttaagtgaaccactgagattctgactctgtaaatCGTTGAGATAtaaccttaagtcttgaagcggagtagctttgagcaagagaaagtcttgaaacggagtagctttaagcaattacaaccggagtaggttggcgagttgttttcattgtaatggtttagttaagtttgagtaaatttataaacaagtaataaaataacggttggacgtaggctccggagtaggagttgaaccaatttttaaacatcgtcttgtttgctCATTTACTTTCACGTTTTCTTATCATTCTACCTTTATACGTTAATCTCGCTCCCAGTGCTGTGCAACAGTctctcatactgttgcatagacctgctgtaccgtttgtgaacttacaatccattaagtttctcaaactcgtacttaatagatcttacttgtgttagtcattaaccaagtaaaagagaaattttttaaaaggtacacctaattcaccccctccccctatTAGGTATTTATCGTTCCTAACTCTTCACATAGCATAGTAGCCATTATGTAGTCATGTTAACACACACTATTATTTAACAGTACAACAAGTTTCGGGAAACGTAGACTTAAATGGAAGCTTTTTTGGATTTCGGTTTTGCACTCTCTTAACTAGGTGGAACTCTGAGAGATTTAAAGGATTGTTAGGCCGTTAGGGTTGTTATTCTTACTTAGAGGTAGGGTTGTATGAAGGGAATCCATTGACGAAAAGAATTACTCTCTGATGTTCGAATGCAGTTTATTATCACATACAAACTGTGCCACCACTCACCAACATCACTCCTACTATGTTTTTGAGCTGTGCAGGTGGCACAGTTTGTAGCATTGGCTTTCCATTGACAAAAAGATAGTCCAAAAATTGTTGTCTACCATCAACCATTACTGTACAAGTTTTTACCTTTTCTCATTGTGAAGATAGTCCAAACATTGCTGTCTTTTATGTCCACTACTCTGCTAGAAAGATGATCCATCATCACCTGCAAAGTCAAAGCAAGGTATCAAATTACATAGAATAATAGCCACTGCCCACCGTGTAGTCATGCTAACACACCCaattatttaattgtatggtTAACCTTCTTGACTGATTTTGGTACTTGTACCACAAGTTTCAAAGGTGAACATACTTTGAACAAGGCTTCTACAAAAGACCCTGCCTCATCAGTTTCAAGCCCAAAGTTACTATTAATGGTAACTTTGGCAATCATTTCATCCCCCATACTGATGAAGGTAGAATTGAGTAGGTGAATGTTTTCAGTCCTTTCCCAAAGACTATCTCGTTGAAAACCCCATCTCGAATTGTTTGAGATATCTCATCAAAGAAGTGGGTGTCGATGACATAATTAATAAATTTCATCACATATTTAGTGTAACAGTCCGTATTTGTTATGATTAATtaatgtgtcaaaagtgtgtgttaaccgtgttagaaatgcgtgacgtccgtatgtacgatatgttatacccttctgaggtttgggtacgggagcgaacttcgggacgaagttcattttaaggggggaagactgtaataccccgtatttttatataataaattaaaaggatattattaaatattatttattatacatcttatattaccaattaagtcgggtaaattaTTGAGTCGATAATCACGTTAAACTATTTTACTTAACTCACGTTGTATCGATCtaattaattgagacgggttttatattgaattcgaaaggtgagctaaaccagttgagctggcccaataacagTTTCAGTCCAATTAACCCtaagcccattaaccctaattaaccctaaaaaccctaaccctaattaaaCCTAAAGACTACCTACCCTAATCCCTCAAACCGCCTCCCTCTAAACTCAGCCGCATCCCTCCTTTCCTCATCTCAAACTTCAccctcacgcaaaacgagagagagagagagcatagGTGTTGGCGGCGCAGCAAGGATGAGCTAGAGGTGTTTG
This sequence is a window from Silene latifolia isolate original U9 population chromosome 8, ASM4854445v1, whole genome shotgun sequence. Protein-coding genes within it:
- the LOC141594612 gene encoding uncharacterized protein LOC141594612, whose protein sequence is MSSDTANSVVAPYAVLDDPLYISNTDQPNLKLTEIRFNGNNSFLQWKCEVYNALIAKNKEGFIDESHIGETLKYCSNAKEMWEELLERYGQTNGLEIYSLKKELGQISQENASLIEYYSKMKTAWECIDELDLIPYCSCGALTSCTCQLLKRLLDRDNNSKLIQFLMGLNHGYESVKTNVLTMDSLPPLNKALGLLQKVKKQRLIAEHTAVPTEANAYASARSSDVSQGDWKRQKSDVSADKPSPKFCSSCQKPGHTAEECYHGKPCDYCGKKGHPIVNCYILLLTSLKEAGADIILVEDLMSTTGELTMLML